A section of the Ornithinimicrobium sufpigmenti genome encodes:
- a CDS encoding sterol carrier family protein, whose product MPPRRRTDPAAGEQAVAAWLAAQPRDGSADATVGAPGDAPGMGGPADGPAAAPVAQAEVPRTVLATAVRYTLEELASLAPGRSVEVRVPPFAAVQCVEGPRHTRGTPTNVVETDPQTWLGLATGRLAWSDAEASGALRASGQRADLTAYLPVLPDA is encoded by the coding sequence ATGCCGCCCCGTCGCCGCACCGACCCCGCCGCCGGTGAGCAGGCCGTCGCCGCCTGGCTGGCCGCGCAGCCCCGGGACGGGTCGGCGGACGCCACGGTCGGCGCGCCGGGCGACGCACCGGGTATGGGCGGGCCGGCCGACGGGCCGGCTGCTGCGCCCGTCGCCCAGGCCGAGGTGCCCCGCACCGTGCTGGCCACCGCGGTCCGCTACACCCTGGAGGAGCTGGCCAGCCTGGCCCCCGGGCGCTCGGTCGAGGTCCGGGTGCCGCCGTTCGCGGCCGTGCAGTGCGTGGAGGGTCCGCGGCACACGCGCGGCACCCCGACCAACGTCGTCGAGACCGACCCGCAGACCTGGCTGGGGCTGGCCACCGGCCGGCTCGCGTGGTCCGACGCGGAGGCGAGCGGTGCCCTGCGCGCATCGGGGCAGCGGGCCGACCTCACGGCATACCTGCCGGTCCTGCCCGACGCATGA
- the purF gene encoding amidophosphoribosyltransferase codes for MRTVARPDGRLSHDLLPGERLPQDACGVFGVWAPGEEVAKLTYFGLYALQHRGQEAAGIATSDGQRLVVYKDVGLVSQVFDESALASLPGHLAVGHCRYSTTGRNSWENAQPTLGGTDDHTVALTHNGNLINTAELRDRLAETLGGDLSRSRGEVGRGNTTDTALVTGLLTSDPDIPLETAAMRVLPLLRGAFSLVFCDETTLYAARDPQGVRPLVLGRLERGWVVASETAALDIVGASVVREIEPGELIAIDEDGLRSQRFAEPAPKRCVFEWVYLARPDTKIAGREVYDSRVEMGRRLAAEHPVEADMVMPTPESGTPAAIGYAEASGIPFGHGLVKNAYVGRTFIAPSQTIRQLGIRLKLNPLRDVIKGKRLVVVDDSIVRGNTQRALVRMLREAGAAEVHVRISSPPVRWPCFYGIDFATRAELIATGLAVEDIRTSIGADSLGYISEDGMVAATEQDRSALCTACFSGDYPITLPSRDQLGKDVLELQFPAVHDDVDITDVGTLDRRTTSGR; via the coding sequence ATGAGGACCGTGGCACGACCCGACGGACGGCTCTCGCACGACCTCCTGCCCGGTGAGCGTCTGCCCCAGGACGCCTGCGGCGTCTTCGGGGTATGGGCCCCCGGCGAGGAGGTCGCCAAGCTCACCTACTTCGGCCTCTACGCCCTCCAGCACCGCGGGCAGGAGGCGGCCGGCATCGCGACCAGCGACGGGCAGCGCCTCGTGGTCTACAAGGACGTCGGCCTGGTCAGCCAGGTCTTCGACGAGTCCGCGCTCGCCTCGCTGCCCGGCCACCTGGCGGTCGGCCACTGCCGCTACTCCACGACCGGCCGCAACTCGTGGGAGAACGCCCAGCCCACCCTGGGGGGCACCGACGACCACACGGTCGCACTGACCCACAACGGCAACCTCATCAACACCGCCGAGCTGCGCGACCGGCTCGCCGAGACGCTCGGCGGCGACCTGAGCCGCTCCCGCGGCGAGGTCGGCCGGGGCAACACCACCGACACCGCGCTCGTCACTGGCCTGCTCACCTCCGACCCGGACATCCCCCTGGAGACCGCGGCCATGCGGGTGCTGCCGCTGCTGCGCGGCGCGTTCAGCCTGGTCTTCTGCGACGAGACGACCCTGTATGCCGCCCGCGACCCGCAGGGGGTCCGTCCCCTGGTCCTGGGCCGGCTGGAGCGCGGCTGGGTGGTGGCCTCGGAGACCGCCGCGCTGGACATCGTCGGCGCCTCGGTCGTGCGCGAGATCGAGCCCGGGGAGCTCATCGCCATCGACGAGGACGGCCTGCGCAGCCAGCGGTTCGCGGAGCCGGCGCCCAAGCGCTGCGTCTTCGAGTGGGTCTACCTCGCCCGTCCCGACACCAAGATCGCCGGCCGCGAGGTCTACGACAGCCGGGTCGAGATGGGCCGGCGGCTGGCGGCCGAGCACCCGGTCGAGGCCGACATGGTCATGCCCACCCCGGAGTCGGGCACCCCTGCCGCCATCGGCTATGCCGAGGCCTCCGGGATCCCCTTCGGCCACGGCCTGGTGAAGAACGCCTACGTCGGGCGCACCTTCATCGCCCCGTCGCAGACCATCCGGCAGCTGGGGATCCGGCTCAAGCTCAACCCGCTGCGCGACGTCATCAAGGGCAAGCGGCTGGTGGTGGTCGACGACTCGATCGTGCGCGGCAACACGCAGCGGGCGCTGGTGCGGATGCTGCGCGAGGCGGGTGCCGCGGAGGTGCACGTGCGGATCTCCTCCCCGCCGGTGCGCTGGCCCTGCTTCTACGGGATCGACTTCGCGACCCGCGCCGAGCTCATCGCCACCGGCCTGGCCGTCGAGGACATCCGCACCTCGATCGGGGCCGACTCGCTGGGCTACATCTCCGAGGACGGGATGGTCGCGGCGACGGAGCAGGACCGCTCGGCGCTGTGCACGGCCTGCTTCAGCGGTGACTACCCGATCACGCTGCCTAGCCGCGACCAGCTCGGCAAGGACGTGCTGGAGCTGCAGTTCCCGGCGGTGCACGACGACGTGGACATCACCGACGTCGGCACGCTGGACCGGCGGACGACCTCAGGACGGTGA
- a CDS encoding arginine deiminase: MTLHVGNEVGTLRRVIVHRPGLEMHRLTPENREQYLFDEILWVERAQQEHDHFVQVMEQRGVEVLHLADLLRETIAVPEARAHVLDHSLDERHFGPLAAGAVREMFDGMDDAELTTYLIGGITKAEVLERISSPQSLVVEQLADHEALMSPLPNHLFARDTSAWIYGGVAVNSMHKKARRRETVHYDAIYRYHPMFAQAGMQWWSHGIDSGPATAEGGDILVLGHGVVLVGLSERTTAQGVERLARRLLASDEVSTIIALDMPKARAVMHLDTVFTMVDEESFTRYLGLPDLPSWTLTAGDEVDGELQLVVTRHAPEDMDKVIARALGLERLRILQAAQDPRAASREQWDDGCNLLALEPGVVLAYARNTVTNDYLRGLGIEVLEIDGGELGRGRGGPRCMSCPIERAPL; the protein is encoded by the coding sequence ATGACGCTGCACGTCGGCAACGAGGTCGGAACGCTGCGCCGGGTCATCGTGCACCGGCCGGGACTGGAGATGCACCGCCTCACGCCGGAGAACCGGGAGCAGTACCTCTTCGACGAGATCCTCTGGGTCGAGCGCGCGCAGCAGGAGCACGACCACTTCGTGCAGGTGATGGAGCAGCGCGGGGTCGAGGTGCTGCACCTGGCCGACCTGCTGCGCGAGACGATCGCCGTGCCGGAGGCGCGCGCCCACGTGCTCGACCACAGCCTGGACGAGCGGCACTTCGGGCCGCTGGCGGCCGGCGCGGTGCGCGAGATGTTCGACGGGATGGACGATGCCGAGCTCACCACCTACCTCATCGGGGGGATCACCAAGGCCGAGGTGCTGGAGCGGATCTCCTCGCCGCAGTCGCTGGTCGTCGAGCAGCTGGCGGACCACGAGGCGCTGATGTCGCCGCTGCCCAACCACCTCTTCGCCCGCGACACCTCGGCGTGGATCTACGGCGGGGTCGCGGTGAACTCGATGCACAAGAAGGCTCGGCGCCGGGAGACCGTCCACTACGACGCGATCTACCGCTACCACCCGATGTTCGCCCAGGCCGGTATGCAGTGGTGGAGCCACGGCATCGACTCGGGCCCGGCGACGGCCGAGGGTGGCGACATCCTCGTCCTGGGCCACGGGGTGGTCCTCGTCGGACTCTCCGAGCGCACCACGGCCCAGGGCGTGGAGCGGCTCGCGCGGCGGCTGCTGGCCAGCGACGAGGTGAGCACGATCATCGCCCTGGACATGCCCAAGGCCCGCGCCGTGATGCACCTGGACACGGTGTTCACGATGGTCGACGAGGAGTCCTTCACCCGTTATCTCGGCCTGCCGGACCTGCCCTCATGGACGCTCACCGCCGGCGACGAGGTCGACGGCGAGCTGCAGCTGGTCGTCACCCGGCATGCGCCGGAGGACATGGACAAGGTCATCGCCCGCGCCCTGGGGCTGGAGCGGCTGCGGATCCTGCAGGCCGCCCAGGACCCCCGCGCGGCCTCGCGCGAGCAGTGGGACGACGGGTGCAACCTGCTGGCGCTCGAGCCGGGCGTCGTCCTCGCCTACGCCCGCAACACCGTGACCAACGACTACCTGCGCGGTCTGGGCATCGAGGTGCTGGAGATCGACGGGGGAGAGCTCGGCCGCGGCCGCGGCGGCCCCCGCTGCATGTCCTGCCCCATCGAGCGCGCCCCCCTCTGA
- a CDS encoding selenium-binding protein SBP56-related protein — MATWKPDPTFYPSPGMAAVAPDEKHAFVATFWRGEGEPNKDALAVVSVDPDAADFGEVVGWCEMPNYGDELHHHGWNACSSALCPNNPHPHIERRYLLMMGLRSSRIHFVDVKDDPRSPKIAKIIEPEEYKAKSGYSRPHTAHCGPEGIYITNLGTAEGDEGPGGIALLDHDTFEVKGTWEKDRGPQYLAYDFWWHINHDRLITSEWGTPRQIENGLIVEDLLAGKYGNKLHVFDLVSRKHLQALELGPQYQLALELRPAHDPDQQYGFIGVAVSLEDLSASIWCWRREGKDGDFTIHKVYDIPAEPVAEEDVHRLPDVLKPFKAVPPLVTDVDLSVDDRFLYVSCFGTGRAIQLDVTDPMNPRKVGEIQLGGIMSRASHPAAPDLPLAGAPQMVEVSRDGKRVYWTNSLYGAWDDNFYPDGVGAWMAMAHIDTEQGGMTLDERFFPHGADFRGNRVHQTHLEGGDASSDSYCYS; from the coding sequence ATGGCCACCTGGAAGCCCGACCCGACCTTCTACCCCTCGCCCGGCATGGCCGCCGTGGCCCCGGACGAGAAGCACGCGTTCGTCGCCACCTTCTGGCGCGGCGAGGGCGAGCCGAACAAGGACGCGCTGGCCGTGGTCAGTGTCGACCCGGACGCCGCGGACTTCGGCGAGGTCGTCGGCTGGTGCGAGATGCCCAACTACGGCGACGAGCTGCACCACCACGGGTGGAACGCCTGCTCCTCGGCACTGTGCCCCAACAACCCGCACCCGCACATCGAGCGGCGCTACCTGCTGATGATGGGCCTGCGCTCCAGCCGCATCCACTTCGTCGACGTCAAGGACGACCCGCGTAGCCCCAAGATCGCCAAGATCATCGAGCCGGAGGAGTACAAGGCCAAGTCCGGATACTCCCGCCCGCACACCGCCCACTGCGGCCCCGAGGGCATCTACATCACCAACCTCGGCACCGCCGAGGGCGACGAGGGTCCGGGCGGGATCGCCCTGCTCGACCACGACACCTTCGAGGTCAAGGGCACCTGGGAGAAGGACCGCGGCCCGCAGTACCTCGCCTACGACTTCTGGTGGCACATCAACCACGACCGGCTCATCACCAGCGAGTGGGGCACCCCCCGACAGATCGAGAACGGCCTGATCGTCGAGGACCTGCTGGCCGGCAAGTACGGCAACAAGCTGCACGTCTTCGACCTCGTCAGCCGCAAGCACCTCCAGGCGCTGGAGCTCGGCCCGCAGTACCAGCTCGCTCTCGAGCTGCGCCCCGCCCACGACCCGGACCAGCAGTACGGCTTCATCGGCGTCGCCGTCTCCCTGGAAGACCTCTCCGCCTCCATCTGGTGCTGGCGCCGCGAGGGCAAGGACGGCGACTTCACCATCCACAAGGTCTACGACATCCCGGCCGAGCCGGTCGCGGAGGAGGACGTCCACCGCCTCCCGGACGTCCTCAAGCCGTTCAAGGCCGTGCCGCCGCTGGTCACCGACGTGGACCTCTCGGTCGACGACCGCTTCCTCTACGTCTCCTGCTTCGGCACCGGTCGGGCCATCCAGCTCGACGTCACCGACCCGATGAACCCCCGCAAGGTCGGCGAGATCCAGCTCGGCGGCATCATGTCCCGCGCCTCGCACCCCGCGGCGCCGGACCTGCCCCTGGCCGGCGCACCCCAGATGGTCGAGGTGAGCCGCGACGGCAAGCGGGTCTACTGGACCAACTCCCTCTACGGCGCCTGGGACGACAACTTCTACCCCGACGGGGTGGGCGCCTGGATGGCGATGGCGCACATCGACACCGAGCAGGGAGGGATGACGCTCGACGAGCGGTTCTTCCCGCACGGCGCGGACTTCCGTGGCAACCGCGTCCACCAGACCCACCTGGAGGGCGGCGACGCCTCCAGCGACTCCTACTGCTACAGCTGA
- a CDS encoding DsbA family oxidoreductase, whose amino-acid sequence MRIDIWSDIACPWCYIGKRRLEGALEGFEHRDDVEVVWHSFELDPGAPVPPTEKTSVHLAKKFGGGSEQIAQMTQQVADTAQGEGLDYRLEDTMHVSTRDAHRLLHLARETGGHEQQGTLKERLLEDYFVKALDVSDHAVLRAAAADVGLAEPEVDRVLTSGAYDDDVSADIQQARAYGANGVPFFVVDGRYGISGAQPTEVFAGALRQAWAESHPQLTTIAGDADAEACGPDGCEVPQRS is encoded by the coding sequence ATGCGCATCGACATCTGGTCCGACATCGCCTGCCCCTGGTGCTACATCGGCAAGCGCCGCCTGGAGGGAGCCCTCGAGGGCTTCGAGCACCGCGACGACGTGGAGGTCGTCTGGCACAGCTTCGAGCTCGACCCCGGCGCCCCGGTGCCGCCGACGGAGAAGACCTCGGTGCACCTGGCCAAGAAGTTCGGCGGCGGGTCGGAGCAGATCGCGCAGATGACCCAGCAGGTGGCGGACACGGCGCAGGGTGAGGGGCTGGACTACCGGCTCGAGGACACCATGCACGTCTCGACCCGGGACGCGCACCGACTCCTGCACCTGGCACGGGAGACTGGCGGCCACGAGCAGCAGGGCACCCTCAAGGAGCGGCTGCTGGAGGACTACTTCGTCAAGGCGCTGGACGTCAGCGACCACGCCGTGCTGCGCGCCGCCGCAGCCGACGTGGGGCTCGCTGAGCCGGAGGTCGACCGCGTGCTGACCTCGGGCGCCTACGACGACGACGTGTCGGCCGACATCCAGCAGGCGCGGGCCTACGGCGCCAACGGGGTGCCGTTCTTCGTGGTCGACGGCAGGTACGGCATCTCGGGCGCCCAGCCGACAGAGGTCTTCGCCGGCGCGCTGCGGCAGGCCTGGGCGGAGTCCCACCCGCAGCTGACGACGATCGCCGGCGACGCCGACGCAGAGGCGTGCGGCCCGGACGGCTGCGAGGTCCCGCAGCGGTCCTGA